From one Hydrogenimonas thermophila genomic stretch:
- a CDS encoding sensor histidine kinase, with the protein MENLHFPKELDIGFQEIEIPFISQEDEVAVLVNQVTVNNKRYKIVIATPIEKIDDTIEIFIGWLLFAGLLLYVIALILGYRVITRVLSPVRTITQTAQTISKSNLSKRVPLPDREDEFYQLAKTFNTMLERLEKNFDKINRFNVNVSHELKTPLTIIRGEIEVALLKDRSIKEYKTVLQTILEETKTIQSIIETLLLLSKSDTKALKKRMLPLSLDTLILEAVEEKRQNANEQSINIVIKELESVTIVGEPTLLKRAIANIIDNAIKYSPPNTNIEITLNNSSDTILMIKDSGYGIPYDHIDKIFDPFFRIESTNEKRVQGQGLGLSIVQWIVKLHNAKINIESEVAKGTIFKIYFNKNN; encoded by the coding sequence ATGGAAAATCTCCACTTTCCAAAAGAGTTAGATATTGGATTTCAAGAGATAGAGATACCGTTTATCAGTCAAGAAGATGAAGTAGCAGTTCTGGTCAATCAAGTAACTGTCAATAATAAAAGATACAAAATTGTCATTGCAACACCTATTGAAAAGATTGATGATACAATAGAGATATTTATTGGCTGGTTACTGTTTGCAGGTTTACTTCTGTATGTGATTGCACTTATTTTAGGTTATAGAGTAATTACGCGTGTTCTATCTCCAGTACGCACAATAACTCAAACAGCACAAACCATCTCCAAAAGCAATCTTTCAAAACGGGTTCCACTGCCAGATAGAGAAGATGAGTTTTATCAACTTGCCAAAACATTCAATACAATGCTTGAACGGCTTGAAAAAAATTTTGATAAAATTAACCGTTTTAATGTAAATGTATCCCACGAACTCAAAACACCACTCACTATTATTCGCGGAGAGATTGAAGTAGCTCTTTTAAAAGATCGCTCCATCAAAGAGTATAAAACAGTTTTACAAACTATTTTAGAAGAGACAAAGACTATTCAATCAATTATAGAGACACTGTTATTGCTAAGTAAATCAGATACAAAAGCTCTAAAAAAGCGTATGTTACCACTATCTCTAGATACTCTTATTCTTGAAGCAGTAGAAGAGAAGCGTCAAAATGCTAATGAACAATCAATTAATATTGTAATAAAAGAGTTAGAGTCTGTAACTATTGTTGGAGAACCGACACTTCTAAAAAGAGCTATCGCCAATATAATAGATAATGCCATAAAATACTCTCCCCCTAATACCAATATAGAAATCACTCTAAACAATAGTAGTGACACAATTTTAATGATTAAAGATAGTGGATATGGCATACCATATGATCATATAGACAAAATTTTTGATCCATTTTTTCGCATAGAATCAACCAATGAGAAAAGAGTCCAAGGACAAGGACTTGGACTCTCCATTGTTCAGTGGATTGTAAAATTGCATAATGCAAAAATCAATATAGAGAGTGAAGTTGCAAAAGGAACTATTTTTAAAATATATTTCAATAAAAATAATTAA
- a CDS encoding acetyl-CoA carboxylase biotin carboxylase subunit — protein MKRREIKKILIANRGEIAMRIIRACKELGKKSVAIFSEVDIDGVWIRKADECYPILGDPIQAYLDAEKIISLAKKSGCDAIHPGYGFLSESAEFAQMCEENGIIFIGPKPEHIALFGDKTASKKAMKEVGVPVIEGTEEPINSLEEGLKAAKEIGFPVIIKAAFGGGGRGMRIVLEEKDFKELFESAVNEAKKFFGKGDVFIEKYVNNPRHIEIQIIADKYGNVVHLRERDCSIQRRHQKVIEIAPSPRLSDEVRRELYRIATKAMFRLGYESVGTMEFLLDDKDNIYFIEMNTRVQVEHPVTEMISGIDIIQRMIEIAEGDKLIFLQEELNFRGYSIEFRINAEDPNNGFFPSFGKIKKFLAPGGPGVRMDIGVYTGYTINPCYDSMIGKLIVWALDWKGAVNKARRALDEFYIEGVKTNIPLHREIVRDKDFIARRFDTSYLNNKLETFNLQAVNCLLEEEKKIDEITKMIEKIKSSKLNVRV, from the coding sequence ATGAAAAGAAGAGAGATTAAAAAAATTCTCATAGCTAACCGTGGCGAAATAGCTATGCGTATTATTCGAGCCTGTAAAGAGCTTGGAAAAAAGAGTGTTGCAATATTTTCAGAGGTAGATATTGACGGAGTATGGATAAGAAAGGCAGATGAGTGTTACCCTATACTTGGTGATCCTATTCAAGCATATCTTGATGCAGAAAAAATTATCTCTTTGGCAAAAAAGAGTGGATGCGATGCAATTCATCCTGGGTATGGATTTTTATCAGAGAGTGCAGAGTTTGCGCAGATGTGTGAAGAAAATGGCATCATATTCATTGGTCCAAAACCAGAACATATTGCACTCTTTGGAGATAAAACAGCATCAAAAAAGGCGATGAAAGAGGTTGGTGTTCCTGTTATAGAAGGAACTGAAGAGCCAATAAATAGTCTTGAAGAGGGACTTAAAGCGGCTAAAGAGATTGGCTTTCCTGTTATTATAAAAGCGGCATTTGGAGGCGGTGGGCGAGGTATGCGCATCGTACTTGAAGAGAAGGATTTTAAAGAACTGTTTGAGTCTGCTGTAAATGAAGCAAAAAAGTTTTTTGGTAAAGGTGATGTTTTTATTGAGAAGTATGTCAATAATCCTCGCCATATAGAGATTCAAATTATCGCTGACAAATATGGTAATGTCGTACATTTACGCGAACGTGACTGCTCAATACAGCGTCGTCATCAAAAAGTAATTGAGATTGCTCCAAGCCCAAGATTAAGCGATGAAGTAAGACGTGAACTTTATAGAATTGCTACAAAAGCAATGTTTCGTTTAGGTTATGAGAGTGTAGGAACAATGGAGTTTTTGCTTGATGATAAAGATAATATCTATTTTATTGAGATGAATACCAGAGTTCAAGTAGAACATCCTGTTACTGAAATGATCAGTGGTATAGATATTATTCAAAGAATGATAGAGATTGCAGAGGGTGATAAACTTATTTTTTTACAAGAGGAGTTGAATTTTAGAGGATACTCTATAGAGTTTCGCATCAATGCAGAAGATCCCAATAATGGTTTTTTCCCTTCATTCGGTAAAATAAAAAAGTTTTTAGCACCTGGTGGTCCTGGTGTGAGAATGGATATTGGAGTCTATACAGGTTATACTATCAATCCTTGCTACGACTCTATGATAGGCAAGCTTATTGTTTGGGCATTAGATTGGAAAGGTGCAGTTAACAAGGCAAGACGCGCATTAGATGAATTCTATATTGAAGGAGTTAAAACAAATATTCCATTACATAGAGAGATAGTCAGAGACAAAGACTTTATTGCAAGGCGGTTTGATACATCTTATCTTAACAACAAACTTGAAACTTTTAACCTTCAAGCAGTAAACTGTCTATTGGAGGAGGAGAAAAAAATTGATGAAATTACAAAGATGATAGAGAAAATAAAGAGTAGTAAACTTAATGTAAGAGTTTAA
- a CDS encoding AraC family transcriptional regulator, with translation MKRETQERNIKIANDIMYYIYTHIDLNIDIEELSSMVHVSRFHMQRIFKEVFGRNIYETIKFIRLEKAANLLLVNRLSTISYIANQCGYTSQTSFIKAFKQRFLMTPTQWRLGGYKRYSHNILMQSVEAVHSDADFSTIEPKIVKQPEIRSYYIRHNGYNRSIKQSWQKLQAFVLSNGIENYQQIGLYHDNPTIKPLDHCQYVACIATNRVIENTQLPQFKIADGVYAKFDIEGCYGDDLKFIHWVYNEWFPKNGYETTPKPSYAIYQRNGFLEDDGRFKMSYYVSIKI, from the coding sequence ATGAAAAGAGAAACACAAGAGCGAAATATTAAAATAGCTAATGATATAATGTATTACATCTATACTCATATTGACCTAAATATCGATATAGAAGAGTTAAGCAGTATGGTGCATGTAAGCAGATTTCATATGCAAAGAATTTTTAAAGAGGTTTTTGGCAGAAATATCTATGAAACTATAAAATTTATACGTCTTGAAAAAGCTGCAAATCTGTTACTGGTAAATCGTCTCTCTACCATATCATACATCGCAAATCAGTGCGGATATACATCTCAAACCTCATTTATAAAAGCATTCAAACAACGTTTTTTAATGACACCTACTCAGTGGCGTTTAGGCGGATATAAGAGATATTCTCACAATATATTGATGCAATCTGTCGAAGCGGTACACTCTGATGCAGACTTTTCAACGATTGAGCCTAAGATTGTAAAACAGCCTGAAATTAGAAGTTACTATATTCGCCATAATGGATATAATCGATCTATTAAACAGAGTTGGCAAAAACTTCAAGCGTTCGTTCTTTCAAATGGCATTGAAAACTATCAGCAAATTGGACTTTACCATGACAATCCAACTATCAAACCTTTAGATCATTGCCAATATGTTGCCTGCATAGCTACAAACAGAGTTATAGAAAATACTCAACTACCACAATTTAAAATTGCCGACGGCGTATATGCTAAATTTGATATTGAAGGGTGCTATGGCGACGATTTAAAATTTATTCACTGGGTTTATAATGAGTGGTTCCCAAAAAATGGTTATGAAACAACGCCAAAACCATCTTATGCTATCTATCAAAGAAACGGTTTCTTGGAAGATGATGGAAGGTTTAAAATGAGTTATTATGTCTCTATAAAAATATAA
- a CDS encoding alpha-amylase/4-alpha-glucanotransferase domain-containing protein: MRKESIALLFGVHMHQPVDNFKETIDRAVKTCYTPFFALMRKFPEFRFSVHCSGWLLETIEQNYPKLFADMQWLAKEGSIELFTAGFYEPILSAIPSKDRVAQIKRLNRSIKHFFKQKPQGLWLTERIWEAGLIPDLVKSNIKYSIVDDYHFISAGFDKDRLDGYYNTEESGESIALFPISQELRYALPFKPVDEAIRAIKSSVNSPGGSAIIFDDVEKFGLWRKTHHWVYEQGWLEEFIDAILSDESINTMHFGEYFHSHRPKGIAYLPNVSYYEMGEWSLKASDALQLKALKEQISDQDAVKFLKGGVWKNFFVKYEESNRLHKRMIEISKVRTKKSDFLENLYALQTNDLFWHGIFGGIYLPHLRDNAYRYLINCENIRYAKKVAIECADIDLNGYDEVKMVQKEVIMRFDSRYGGQLIEFDDRKSAFNFQNVLTRRKEAYHKKILESESGDHSGDGTLNIHNSLDKVEEDLKDALVYDWYLKNSFIDHISDHTLDLKSFIECSFREFSDFTNQPFDVKIGKKRLLFERYGAIFDNQTYPSHLKKSYRPLDNGVDFKIELKSESPHIYEYGLELNLHFANLKDVYLNQKVIGDGIRCNELKEFTLSDPYTKRNIIFSLDHFFSLFALPLKTLSQSEDGYELMTQGVSLMVIVPFKEQLRLKGSLEVVK, translated from the coding sequence ATGAGAAAAGAGAGTATTGCTCTACTGTTTGGCGTACATATGCATCAACCGGTTGACAACTTTAAAGAGACAATAGATCGTGCAGTTAAAACCTGCTATACACCATTTTTTGCACTGATGCGTAAGTTTCCGGAATTTCGTTTTAGTGTTCATTGTAGCGGGTGGCTTCTTGAAACCATTGAGCAAAACTATCCTAAACTCTTTGCCGATATGCAGTGGCTTGCAAAAGAGGGGAGTATTGAGCTTTTTACGGCTGGATTTTATGAGCCGATTCTTAGTGCTATACCATCAAAAGATCGAGTTGCTCAAATTAAAAGGCTCAATCGTAGTATTAAACATTTCTTTAAACAAAAACCGCAAGGGTTATGGCTTACCGAGCGGATCTGGGAGGCGGGACTTATTCCCGATCTTGTTAAATCTAATATCAAATATAGCATTGTAGATGATTACCACTTTATCTCAGCAGGGTTTGATAAAGATCGTTTGGATGGTTACTACAATACAGAAGAGAGCGGAGAGTCGATTGCACTATTTCCTATCTCTCAAGAACTACGTTATGCACTGCCCTTTAAACCGGTAGATGAAGCGATAAGAGCAATTAAGAGCAGTGTTAATTCACCTGGCGGTTCAGCAATTATCTTTGATGATGTTGAAAAGTTTGGATTGTGGCGAAAGACGCATCACTGGGTATATGAGCAAGGTTGGCTTGAAGAGTTTATAGATGCGATTTTGAGTGATGAGTCGATTAATACAATGCATTTTGGCGAATATTTTCATTCGCACCGTCCAAAAGGGATCGCCTATCTTCCAAATGTCTCATATTATGAGATGGGAGAGTGGAGTTTGAAGGCAAGTGATGCTTTGCAATTGAAGGCTTTAAAAGAGCAGATATCTGATCAAGATGCGGTAAAGTTTCTAAAAGGTGGAGTTTGGAAAAACTTCTTTGTAAAGTATGAAGAGTCAAATCGGCTACATAAACGTATGATCGAGATCTCTAAAGTTCGTACAAAAAAGTCTGACTTTCTTGAAAACCTATATGCACTTCAAACCAATGATCTCTTTTGGCATGGTATTTTTGGTGGTATCTATCTGCCCCATCTGCGCGATAATGCCTACCGCTACCTTATAAATTGCGAAAATATACGATATGCCAAAAAGGTTGCTATAGAGTGTGCAGACATCGATCTTAACGGTTATGATGAGGTCAAGATGGTGCAGAAAGAGGTGATAATGAGGTTTGATAGTCGTTATGGCGGTCAATTGATCGAGTTTGACGACAGAAAGAGTGCATTTAACTTTCAAAATGTTTTGACACGTCGCAAAGAGGCGTATCATAAAAAGATTCTTGAATCTGAAAGTGGTGATCATAGTGGTGACGGCACTTTAAATATTCATAACAGTTTAGATAAGGTTGAAGAGGATCTAAAAGATGCATTAGTTTATGACTGGTATCTTAAAAACTCTTTTATAGATCATATAAGCGATCATACACTTGATTTAAAGAGTTTCATAGAGTGCAGTTTTAGGGAGTTTTCCGATTTTACCAATCAACCATTTGATGTAAAGATAGGCAAAAAGAGGCTACTCTTTGAGCGTTATGGTGCTATTTTCGATAATCAAACCTATCCATCTCATCTGAAAAAGAGTTATAGACCGTTAGATAACGGAGTTGACTTTAAAATAGAGCTTAAAAGCGAAAGCCCACATATTTATGAGTACGGTCTTGAACTAAATCTCCATTTTGCCAATTTGAAAGATGTTTATCTCAACCAAAAAGTTATAGGCGACGGTATAAGATGCAATGAGTTAAAAGAGTTTACTCTAAGCGATCCATATACTAAGCGTAATATAATATTTTCACTTGATCACTTTTTCTCACTATTTGCCCTACCACTTAAAACTCTTTCTCAAAGTGAAGATGGGTATGAGCTAATGACGCAAGGAGTCAGTTTAATGGTAATTGTACCATTTAAAGAGCAGTTGAGGTTAAAGGGTAGTTTAGAGGTTGTTAAGTAG
- a CDS encoding glycoside hydrolase family 57 protein — MIKLSLFWHMHQPDYRNISGVMVMPWVFLHSIKDYYDMPYLLSNFPSLKATFNLTPTLIEQLLLYEKCGYKCDLFLSLWRKDPSKLSNYERTWVMKICNSPQFETMVKPFFRYAELYGKESLDDSEFIELEVLFMLSWCGNYLRQHNETVKQLINKGKDFSLEDKDELLDVLMSFIPTILPFYKLLQESGQISLSTTPYYHPILPLLLEKKLLLSDAKEQVKRAIELYREVFGKSPIGIWPAEGAVDEKSVALYKSYGIRWIATDEEILFKSLGKKSGNELYKCHHFNDLFIAFRDRTLSDLIAFSYRYWSAKDAVDNFILHLRQIEKKEKDPKVSVILDGENSWEFYKKSGYDFLSELYRQLDEADDCQTVTMDELAKERLVKRLKRLHSGSWIDGNFDTWVAHPQKSRAWELIYKTKEDYRCHIKRVSSRVRSEITNHFLISESSDWFWWYGNEHHNEYAKEFDQLFRNHLIEIYKLMDVTPPSELFFPITELK; from the coding sequence GTGATTAAACTTTCACTCTTTTGGCATATGCATCAACCGGATTATCGTAATATATCTGGTGTGATGGTGATGCCCTGGGTCTTTTTGCATTCGATTAAAGACTACTATGATATGCCATATCTTCTCTCAAACTTTCCATCTCTCAAAGCAACTTTTAATCTTACGCCCACATTGATTGAGCAGTTACTGCTTTATGAAAAGTGTGGTTATAAGTGCGATCTCTTTCTCTCTTTATGGAGAAAAGATCCAAGTAAACTCTCTAATTATGAGCGTACTTGGGTAATGAAAATCTGCAATTCACCGCAGTTTGAGACGATGGTAAAGCCCTTTTTTAGATATGCAGAGCTTTATGGTAAAGAGAGTCTTGATGATAGTGAATTTATAGAGCTTGAAGTTCTCTTTATGCTCTCTTGGTGTGGGAATTACCTTAGACAACATAATGAAACTGTAAAGCAGTTGATCAACAAGGGTAAAGATTTCAGCTTGGAAGATAAAGATGAGTTACTTGATGTACTGATGAGTTTTATTCCAACAATTCTACCTTTTTATAAGTTGCTTCAAGAGAGTGGACAAATCTCATTGTCAACAACACCATATTACCACCCGATTTTGCCGCTATTGTTAGAGAAAAAGTTACTTCTATCTGATGCTAAAGAGCAGGTTAAACGTGCAATAGAACTATATAGAGAGGTGTTTGGTAAATCTCCTATAGGGATTTGGCCAGCTGAAGGTGCAGTAGATGAAAAGAGTGTAGCACTATATAAATCTTACGGTATTCGCTGGATTGCTACAGATGAAGAGATTTTGTTTAAATCGTTGGGGAAGAAGAGTGGAAATGAACTCTATAAGTGTCACCATTTTAATGATCTCTTTATCGCATTTAGAGATCGAACGCTTAGCGATTTGATTGCATTTAGCTATCGTTATTGGAGTGCTAAAGATGCGGTAGATAACTTTATTTTACATCTTAGGCAAATTGAGAAAAAAGAGAAAGATCCAAAAGTTTCAGTCATTCTTGATGGAGAAAATAGTTGGGAGTTTTATAAAAAGAGTGGATATGACTTTTTAAGTGAACTATACCGACAGCTTGATGAGGCAGACGATTGTCAAACTGTAACAATGGATGAGTTGGCAAAAGAGAGGCTGGTAAAAAGGCTTAAGCGTCTGCATTCTGGAAGTTGGATAGATGGAAACTTTGATACGTGGGTGGCTCATCCGCAAAAGAGTAGGGCGTGGGAGCTTATTTATAAAACAAAAGAGGATTATCGTTGCCATATTAAAAGAGTTTCAAGCAGAGTACGGAGTGAAATTACCAATCATTTTCTCATAAGCGAATCTTCCGATTGGTTCTGGTGGTATGGCAATGAACACCATAATGAGTATGCCAAAGAGTTTGATCAACTATTTCGTAACCATTTGATAGAGATTTACAAATTGATGGATGTGACACCGCCGTCTGAACTCTTTTTCCCAATTACAGAGTTGAAGTGA